One window of the Candidatus Jettenia sp. genome contains the following:
- a CDS encoding ABC transporter substrate-binding protein: MVHKYRNTFRYRNFTVVLWFILSLPSQILYHIPKTIAAENTVLIIRSQSIAAYNEAIKGFEEGCKGKNISIQALYDLKGNLEEGKKVIRDLKENKTKPDLILAVGILAATIVKDQFTDIPIIFCMVINHERFNLQGANITGISSEASVENQFTVLKEFLGTHKNIGVIYDPMKTKEIISEASRIAKKFEFNLITAQIRSDREVAFALNTMLKKIDALWIIPDGTVITKESLEALLKGAQKQHLPTFCTSSAIVKAGALISVSTDYIHTGIQAAKMAQTLLNSPEVISLGVQQPDKLKLTLNTQTAEKIGIDLASIQMGPDVVFYP, translated from the coding sequence ATGGTACACAAATACCGTAACACGTTTCGATATCGAAATTTCACGGTAGTACTTTGGTTCATCCTTTCACTTCCCTCTCAAATCTTATACCACATACCCAAAACGATTGCCGCAGAAAATACTGTTCTTATTATTCGAAGTCAATCAATTGCAGCCTACAATGAAGCAATCAAAGGTTTTGAAGAAGGATGCAAAGGGAAGAATATCTCTATACAAGCGCTGTATGATTTGAAGGGAAATTTAGAGGAGGGCAAGAAAGTTATTCGAGATCTGAAAGAAAATAAGACGAAACCCGATCTTATCTTAGCAGTAGGTATCCTTGCTGCAACCATTGTAAAAGATCAATTTACGGATATACCGATCATATTTTGTATGGTTATCAACCATGAACGCTTTAATTTACAGGGAGCCAATATTACCGGCATCTCTTCTGAGGCATCGGTAGAAAACCAATTTACTGTTCTTAAGGAATTTCTCGGCACCCATAAGAATATAGGGGTTATTTACGATCCAATGAAAACGAAAGAGATTATTTCGGAGGCCAGCCGTATTGCAAAAAAGTTTGAATTTAATCTTATTACGGCACAAATCAGGTCAGACAGAGAAGTAGCTTTCGCATTAAACACGATGTTGAAAAAAATTGATGCGTTATGGATAATCCCTGATGGTACCGTAATTACCAAAGAATCGCTCGAAGCCTTGTTGAAAGGGGCACAGAAACAGCATCTTCCTACCTTCTGCACATCTAGTGCAATTGTAAAGGCAGGGGCATTAATCTCTGTCTCGACAGATTATATCCATACAGGTATCCAGGCAGCGAAGATGGCGCAAACATTATTAAACAGCCCGGAGGTTATTTCATTGGGTGTTCAACAGCCGGATAAGTTAAAGTTAACCTTAAATACCCAAACGGCAGAAAAAATCGGGATAGACCTTGCATCTATCCAAATGGGTCCGGATGTAGTCTTTTACCCATAA
- a CDS encoding ATP-binding protein, with amino-acid sequence MMSIRTKLILFISTLIIIIGALSCLFFLVNSKKQQEDALRRFGISLIMLFAQDDEVKHALSYTQPAFLDAPIKRIKALDTEGEIGYLRISNTQKIMVEEKAPWITADMEKIPIGDTIQSPGVSFTDRMWTRGGIRYIDSSRNPDILITNNIVISSIHEFYDFSLPIIEKHTFSEEEFAAQILGEADVVKEDRHILGFIQIGLSRHKLHERIHAIVRRSIIPMGITIIAGGVCITFFLTKYIISPIKHMANITLDIAKGNLTRTVDIRSKDEIGQLSINFNQMTKALKNSYDEKEKIMVQLREHITNLFQTNKELTKINEQLNDAQERLVRSEKLAVIGKLASGIGHELRNPLGCIKNALFSIKKKTLPIGMFPDNQRINQLIEIVEKETERSIKIVNDLLEFSRTTKPTVSPTNIHSLIESSLSRLTIPEKIKRTVHIEEPLPLIAVDATQIEQVFINLIQNACDAMPMGGLLTIHAQKENSSLTVTFTDTGYGIPDTIKNKIFDPLFTTKPKGMGLGLAISFNIIQRHGGNIDLKSKEGEGTSFIVTLPTEKASGTKIQTTTYVT; translated from the coding sequence ATGATGAGTATCCGTACAAAACTTATTCTCTTTATAAGCACACTGATAATCATTATTGGAGCGCTCAGTTGTCTCTTCTTCCTTGTCAATTCGAAAAAGCAGCAAGAAGATGCGCTGAGAAGGTTCGGTATCTCTCTTATTATGCTGTTTGCCCAGGATGACGAGGTAAAACATGCGTTGAGTTACACACAACCTGCATTCTTAGACGCCCCTATTAAAAGAATAAAGGCGCTTGATACCGAAGGGGAAATTGGTTATTTGCGTATATCAAATACTCAAAAAATTATGGTTGAAGAAAAAGCTCCCTGGATTACTGCTGATATGGAAAAAATTCCCATAGGAGATACTATTCAAAGCCCTGGCGTATCGTTTACCGATCGGATGTGGACAAGAGGCGGTATACGGTACATTGATTCTTCCCGGAACCCCGATATATTGATCACGAATAACATCGTTATCTCTTCAATACATGAATTTTACGATTTTTCACTTCCTATCATTGAGAAACATACATTTTCAGAGGAAGAATTTGCTGCACAGATCTTAGGTGAAGCTGATGTCGTTAAAGAAGATAGACACATTCTGGGATTTATACAAATCGGATTATCCCGGCATAAGTTACATGAAAGGATTCATGCAATCGTTCGAAGAAGCATTATTCCCATGGGGATAACAATCATTGCAGGAGGAGTGTGTATTACCTTCTTTCTCACCAAATACATTATTTCTCCAATAAAACACATGGCAAATATCACACTCGACATCGCAAAAGGAAATCTTACCCGTACGGTAGATATCCGTTCTAAAGATGAAATTGGTCAATTATCTATAAATTTTAATCAAATGACCAAGGCCCTGAAGAATTCCTATGATGAAAAAGAAAAAATTATGGTACAACTACGGGAGCATATTACTAATTTATTTCAAACAAACAAAGAATTAACGAAAATAAATGAACAATTAAACGATGCGCAGGAACGTTTGGTGCGTTCAGAGAAATTGGCTGTCATTGGTAAATTAGCATCGGGCATTGGACATGAGCTGCGAAATCCGCTCGGTTGCATTAAAAATGCACTTTTCTCTATAAAAAAGAAAACCTTACCTATCGGGATGTTTCCTGATAATCAAAGAATAAACCAATTAATAGAAATTGTTGAAAAAGAGACTGAACGAAGTATAAAAATTGTAAATGATTTACTAGAATTTTCAAGAACTACAAAACCTACCGTGTCCCCTACAAATATTCATTCTCTTATTGAATCTTCTCTTTCAAGACTTACTATCCCTGAAAAAATTAAACGAACTGTGCATATAGAAGAACCTCTACCATTAATAGCAGTTGATGCAACCCAAATCGAACAGGTATTTATCAACCTGATTCAAAATGCGTGTGATGCTATGCCTATGGGTGGACTCTTAACTATTCATGCACAAAAAGAAAACAGTTCTTTAACCGTTACCTTTACCGATACCGGATATGGTATTCCCGATACTATTAAAAATAAGATATTTGACCCTCTTTTTACTACAAAGCCGAAAGGGATGGGATTAGGGTTGGCTATCAGCTTCAATATTATACAAAGACATGGTGGAAATATTGACTTAAAGAGTAAAGAAGGGGAAGGGACCAGTTTTATTGTTACATTACCTACAGAAAAAGCTAGTGGAACAAAAATCCAGACAACAACATACGTTACCTAA
- a CDS encoding adenylate/guanylate cyclase domain-containing response regulator produces the protein MAYEALNKICIMLVDDDLSVLQTTAIILEEEGYTIVTCCGGKEAIGKLNDTIFTVILDINMPDMSGLEVFEIMKSRNQYLPIIFHTGYGEKEKRTDIRKHFRPHAYVVKGSDPEQLLDTVAGAVESYKNILENVTLNNALKERNALIEEFNRSLEDKVKRQVEEIQRTSRLKRYVSPQIADTIISSGSDKYLISARKLLTICFADLKGFTEASESMEPEDTVNLLNEYFAEMTTIIFRYGGTLDKFMGDGILIFFGDPIYCDDHDEKAVRMAIDMRDKVQELRKNWLKNGCNIDICFGINTGYVTVGNVGSSIQMNYTVIGHRVNIAHRLQLEAKAGQILITARTLAGIENLVETEEIKNVKRKGIIKPINVYNVIRYKKIL, from the coding sequence ATGGCATATGAAGCATTGAATAAAATTTGTATCATGCTGGTGGATGATGACCTCTCCGTCCTGCAAACAACTGCAATAATTTTAGAAGAAGAAGGCTATACTATTGTAACTTGCTGTGGAGGAAAAGAGGCTATCGGTAAACTGAATGACACGATCTTTACGGTAATACTCGACATCAATATGCCGGATATGTCTGGCCTGGAAGTTTTTGAGATTATGAAATCGAGAAACCAATACCTTCCCATCATTTTTCATACAGGCTATGGTGAGAAAGAAAAAAGAACTGATATCCGTAAACATTTTCGGCCACATGCTTATGTGGTTAAGGGCAGCGACCCGGAGCAATTACTCGATACCGTTGCTGGTGCAGTCGAATCGTACAAGAATATCCTGGAAAATGTTACCCTAAATAATGCCCTTAAGGAGCGAAACGCATTAATTGAGGAATTCAACCGTTCCCTGGAAGATAAAGTAAAAAGGCAGGTGGAAGAAATTCAAAGAACAAGCCGCCTGAAAAGGTATGTCTCTCCGCAAATTGCTGACACTATCATCTCGAGCGGAAGCGATAAATATCTAATTAGCGCCCGAAAATTATTGACAATATGTTTTGCCGATCTAAAAGGTTTTACCGAAGCCAGTGAGAGCATGGAACCAGAGGATACAGTAAACTTATTAAATGAATATTTCGCAGAGATGACCACCATCATTTTCAGGTACGGAGGTACACTTGATAAATTCATGGGAGATGGTATCCTTATTTTTTTTGGTGATCCTATCTACTGTGACGATCATGATGAAAAGGCAGTCAGAATGGCCATCGATATGCGCGATAAAGTACAGGAATTACGGAAAAATTGGCTTAAGAATGGCTGCAATATTGATATATGCTTCGGTATAAATACCGGATATGTCACGGTTGGAAATGTCGGATCATCAATCCAAATGAACTACACCGTTATAGGCCACAGGGTTAATATTGCCCACAGACTCCAATTGGAAGCGAAAGCGGGGCAAATCTTAATCACAGCACGTACACTTGCGGGAATAGAAAATCTGGTAGAAACAGAGGAAATAAAAAATGTAAAACGCAAGGGGATTATTAAGCCTATAAATGTATATAATGTAATAAGATACAAAAAGATTCTATAA